Proteins encoded in a region of the Sphingopyxis sp. OAS728 genome:
- a CDS encoding 2'-5' RNA ligase family protein: MRARNPLYVMAKPPPEVQAAIAALPRNDPGRGPELLHVTLISLYDLHYAPPEWLSATIAALGSFAAAPFPLRFDRIENRKAVTLRTRDPLAGARAFQKALVNHLLREKAPIMDGTTPEPHITINYRGDRLNAQRMPPIGWTVDEIILTESIVGKTTHVEHGRWRLCGDAG; encoded by the coding sequence ATGCGCGCCCGGAACCCCCTCTATGTCATGGCCAAGCCGCCGCCCGAGGTGCAGGCGGCGATCGCCGCGCTGCCGCGCAACGACCCCGGGCGCGGACCCGAGCTGCTCCATGTCACGCTCATCTCGCTCTACGACCTGCATTATGCGCCGCCCGAGTGGCTGTCCGCGACCATCGCCGCGCTGGGCAGCTTCGCCGCGGCGCCCTTCCCGCTCCGCTTCGACCGGATCGAGAACCGCAAGGCGGTGACTTTGCGCACGCGCGATCCGCTGGCCGGGGCGCGGGCGTTCCAGAAGGCGCTGGTCAACCATCTGCTGCGCGAAAAGGCGCCGATCATGGACGGCACCACCCCCGAACCGCACATCACGATCAACTATCGCGGCGACCGGCTGAACGCCCAAAGGATGCCGCCGATCGGCTGGACGGTCGACGAGATCATCCTGACCGAAAGCATAGTCGGCAAGACCACCCATGTCGAACATGGCCGCTGGCGGTTGTGCGGGGATGCTGGCTGA
- a CDS encoding sel1 repeat family protein, with amino-acid sequence MKSIGKLGASILLTAALSACAVGVKRTPGMNLYTSGDYAAAIPVLTKEVEAGEVSARYSLGLAYRDGTGVEKDATKAEILLTGAAIGGDPRAVEEIRKMLKTENRCTKDKELHDLWGAVGLGNRNLVTGVVELYSAPRVSLIKMASIYDDPCNGRPVQPEAAKSLRSLSGGPRHIWIYVPG; translated from the coding sequence ATGAAATCGATCGGAAAGCTCGGGGCATCTATTCTGCTGACAGCAGCGCTTTCGGCCTGCGCGGTGGGCGTAAAGAGAACGCCGGGCATGAACTTGTACACGAGCGGCGACTATGCAGCGGCTATTCCTGTATTGACCAAAGAAGTTGAGGCCGGCGAGGTTTCGGCGCGCTACTCGCTGGGATTGGCGTATCGCGATGGCACGGGCGTCGAAAAGGACGCGACCAAGGCGGAAATCCTGCTGACCGGCGCCGCGATCGGCGGCGATCCGCGCGCTGTCGAAGAAATCCGCAAGATGTTGAAGACCGAAAATCGCTGTACAAAAGACAAGGAATTGCACGATTTATGGGGCGCCGTCGGGCTGGGCAACCGCAACCTCGTAACCGGCGTGGTCGAACTGTATAGCGCGCCGCGGGTCAGCCTTATAAAAATGGCGTCGATTTACGACGATCCTTGCAACGGGCGTCCGGTTCAACCCGAAGCTGCAAAGAGCCTGCGATCGCTTTCGGGCGGCCCCCGCCACATCTGGATTTACGTTCCGGGCTAA